The following nucleotide sequence is from Mangifera indica cultivar Alphonso chromosome 1, CATAS_Mindica_2.1, whole genome shotgun sequence.
TCTCAATTTGCTTCACCCCAATAACCACTCCATAAAGTCTGCATTCTGCTGAATCAGAAGAGTACAATGCAGCAACACATTCACAGTCATCTATGCACAAATCTGAACATAAATCCTTACTAACATTGACCCTTTTCTGAGCATTTTTTAGTACACTAGTAACCCCGTGAAGTTCAAGCATTTCAGCCTTTTCTCTTCCACGTAACACTTCTCTAGGAGCTCCTTCACCACACCCAGAATTAACTTTATCCAACAAATGAATCGAAGAGCAAGTATTTGAGAAAGTACATATGGCACAAGGTTTACACGCCAGGGGAAGATCACAAGTGTTGTTAATTGCTTGAAATGCTGCCTTAAAGCTATGCTCATCTTCAGAGTAATAATAGAGTCCTAAATTTCCTGTTTTGTTTCCCAATGCTAAAAATCTCAGGGGGTCTAGCTGTGAAGAAAAGATCTGGGCCATTTTTTTAGCTTTTTCACTGTAAATCTCTAAGCCTTTTGAACCCAAAACAATATAAGTGATGTTTCTGTTCTTGGAGGGCTTAAATTCCCAGTAAGAATAGTTAGAATTACCTGAGTACAGGTATAAAGCAAGTTTGTCATGCTGAATTTCAAACGTGTAGATTTCTGTTGAGTTGGTGGGGAAAGAAGTTAAGCGAGTGGCCACATTTAAGCTCTGCCCCCAGAGCATTACATTAGTTGGAAAATTGAAACTTTGCCACTTTATAAAATTCAATGCATCCAAGAGAACTAAATTGCCCGTCTTTAAAATCTGCAATCTCTGCATAGGATggaagaaacaagagaaaatcATATACTATGAGAAAAATGACGAGTTTTTTCATGCTTAATTAATCTGTAGTTACCTCCACACCTTGTCTTGAAGTCCCTGATCGCCAGCCAACTCGATTCTTTGGACCTTTTAACTGTAAATCTCCATCTTGTGTGAGCTCCAGAACACATTTTTCTGAAACATAAAACTGTGAATAATGCCCAGAGTTCCACACCTTAACATCTCCAAGAAAAACCTCTAAAGAACAAGAGAATTTCCCATTAACAGCTTCAACGCTCAATGCAGCTTTAAAATTTGGTGCCATTTGATTAGTCTCCATTAGAAAAGCTCTCCCAATAAATCCTACACTATATTCAACGGGCACAGCAAGTGTCAACCTGTATCCATTATAAATATCTGATTTACAGTAGCCATGATGAAAACTCAAcgataaaacaataataaaccCAAACAAGAAGACTGAACATAAACTTGGGTTTTTCCGGCAGGTGGGTTCGCCGTGCATTAGGATTTTCCGGCGGAAATTGaagagaagaaggaaaagaTAGGCATGAGTGTACTGTGCAGAGAACTTTCCTAATCCCACTACCCAACTCTCAAAAAGGATGGTAGGCTTTCAATTTGGCTTCGTTACTTACTTGTCTCAACAAAAGCGCATTCATTAGTAGTGGGGTTACTCATGACATATGGAATATTAATTGTCAATTCTCCTGTTTAACATTGAATTGAGTGTTGATGGTGTCATTATCGgattcaataaacaaatatatatttgtaaacaaatatatatagtatatatttagtggatattattatataattaaataattttaaattaaataattatataatatttcattatataataacttataaatatattcttgtttatatatctaaaataaatatttgtaatattacataatattattgataatatagagagagagagagagttttattgataataattttattaataatatatggataaaattatgtatacaatttttgtgtataattttatacataaataatgatatatcatcatgtgattgagtattattttatttttaatttttaattatacaattacaTGGTAAtacgtcattatttatatattaaattatacataacattattttatatatatatacagagagagagagagttctattgataatgatattattaattaaaggccaaatgactatttcccctcaaggtttagtgtaaataGAACTTTTCATCcgttaactatcaaaaatttaaatacctaacattctattaaatttcattgttactatcacagtaaaattatcatttaagaaaaatattttaaaaactaaaattttatcaaattttcatatttatgtttaaaaactaataagtCAATTCCaccaaaactttgaaaaacttacattaCCCATTGAGTCTTTATAACAACTATCGGCGGTCAAAGACAACGGTGACGACAATATTCCCCCTCCCTCTTAGCTTCTTTCTCAGTCGCGATATATTTTTAGTCAACTTCTCCCCTTACCAATAACGGGACAAAGAGACTAAGATCTTTTCCTCGTCTGACAAAGAAACTTAGATCTCGACCTTTGCATCGTGTCTTCGATGAGGGGAGAATACTATTGATGATAGTCGAAAATGGACTGTGATTGAGAAAGAAGCTcagagggagagagaacgttATCGTCGTCATCATCTCTAACCACCAGCATTTGCTACAAAAACCTTAAGAGGgaatataagtttttcaaacttttggtaaAAGTGACTATGTTAGTTTTTGAACTTgaaggataaaaatataataaatttttagtttttaaaatatttttcttaaataataattttatctttgacaataacaattaaatttaacataatgagaagtatttag
It contains:
- the LOC123217702 gene encoding G-type lectin S-receptor-like serine/threonine-protein kinase SD2-5; protein product: MHGEPTCRKNPSLCSVFLFGFIIVLSLSFHHGYCKSDIYNGYRLTLAVPVEYSVGFIGRAFLMETNQMAPNFKAALSVEAVNGKFSCSLEVFLGDVKVWNSGHYSQFYVSEKCVLELTQDGDLQLKGPKNRVGWRSGTSRQGVERLQILKTGNLVLLDALNFIKWQSFNFPTNVMLWGQSLNVATRLTSFPTNSTEIYTFEIQHDKLALYLYSGNSNYSYWEFKPSKNRNITYIVLGSKGLEIYSEKAKKMAQIFSSQLDPLRFLALGNKTGNLGLYYYSEDEHSFKAAFQAINNTCDLPLACKPCAICTFSNTCSSIHLLDKVNSGCGEGAPREVLRGREKAEMLELHGVTSVLKNAQKRVNVSKDLCSDLCIDDCECVAALYSSDSAECRLYGVVIGVKQIERGNGLSYMVKVPKGTWTSHGGKPDLQKWVIILVGVVDGLIILLLFGGLAYYLVQRRRKKLMATDNTTS